A stretch of Miscanthus floridulus cultivar M001 chromosome 13, ASM1932011v1, whole genome shotgun sequence DNA encodes these proteins:
- the LOC136499732 gene encoding uncharacterized mitochondrial protein AtMg00860-like translates to MDADKVAVVASWPAPRFAHGLWGFLGLTVYYRKFIRDFSLIAVPLTPLLRKDAFAWDDEADAAFQALKGALSTGPVLQMPNFDKQFVVDCDASGAGFGAVLH, encoded by the coding sequence ATGGATGCCGACAAGGTGGCTGTGGTCGCCTCGTGGCCGGCCCCTCGCTTCGCCCATGGGCTGTGGGGATTCTTGGGCCTCACTGTCTACTATAGGAAGTTCATCCGTGACTTCAGCCTCATCGCTGTGCCACTGACGCCCCTCCTACGGAAGGATGCATTTGCCTGGGACGATGAGGCGGATGCAGCATTTCAGGCACTCAAGGGTGCCCTGTCCACGGGTCCTGTCCTCCAAATGCCCAACTTCGACAAGCAATTTGTGGTGGACTGTGATGCATCAGGCGCGGGGTTCGGCGCTGTTCTCCATTAA
- the LOC136500660 gene encoding zinc finger protein CONSTANS-LIKE 3-like, translating into MGSEGSTSPAAGGAACAVCGGAAAVYCAADAAALCSPCDGAVHAANLLASRHERVPLSMAAVAAASGVYDGLFAPDDSDAASSWAAAPAQGQRQLGSPQNGSSSTSFTTSDSGAEGRSLFDLLSDVDLAAACVTGGGGGYLPDGVAPVHHGAAAPLWAQPCLQAAEWTATWSPADAAAAAAVVGVPGAAAVVAAAAEREARVQRYREKRKNRKFQKTIHYASRKAYAEARPRIKGRFVKRAAGGTSSSSSGAAGTSDTNDATDAASKFWLSFSDDARHDGVGFYVDAGAYGVVPSF; encoded by the coding sequence ATGGGAAGCGAAGGCAGCACAAGCCCAGCGGCTGGGGGAGCCGCCTGCGCGGTGtgcggcggcgccgcggcggtGTACTGCGCGGCGGACGCTGCGGCGCTCTGCAGCCCCTGCGACGGCGCCGTGCACGCTGCAAACCTGCTGGCATCGCGCCACGAGCGCGTGCCTCTTTCCATGGCCGCCGTGGCGGCTGCGTCCGGCGTGTACGACGGCCTGTTCGCGCCCGACGACAGCGACGCGGCGTCGTCGTGGGCGGCGGCGCCCGCGCAGGGGCAGCGGCAGCTGGGCAGCCCCCAGAACGGGAGCTCGTCGACGAGCTTCACCACCAGCGACAGCGGCGCGGAGGGCAGGAGCCTGTTCGACCTGCTGTCCGACGTCGACCTCGCGGCGGCTTGTgtcacgggcggcggcggcggctacctGCCAGACGGCGTGGCGCCCGTCCACCACGGTGCTGCTGCACCGCTGTGGGCGCAGCCCTGCCTGCAGGCCGCCGAATGGACGGCCACGTGGTCGCCGGCGgatgccgcggccgcggccgctgtCGTCGGCGTCccgggcgccgccgccgtggtCGCCGCGGCGGCGGAGCGGGAGGCAAGGGTGCAAAGGTACCGCGAGAAGCGCAAGAACCGCAAGTTCCAGAAGACCATCCACTACGCGTCCCGCAAGGCCTACGCCGAGGCGCGGCCCAGGATCAAGGGCCGCTTCGTCAAGCGCGCCGCCggcggcacctcctcctcctcctcaggcgCCGCCGGCACATCCGACACCAACGACGCCACGGACGCCGCCTCCAAGTTCTGGCTCTCCTTCTCCGACGACGCCAGGCACGACGGGGTCGGCTTCTACGTGGACGCCGGGGCCTACGGGGTCGTGCCAAGCTTCTAG